In a single window of the Nitrospirota bacterium genome:
- a CDS encoding alpha/beta fold hydrolase: protein MFLLLPLLVTACMTVPDIPPWFDSFQRRSVKTVTVQGHRTAYLDEGQGPPVILVHGFGGSMWQWEYQQEAFAGSHRLITLDLLGSGLSDKPDQAYGPDDMVGFFTAFMDALDLPRASLVGNSMGGGLVIGMALAHPERVDRLVLISGLPDHVREKLTGRLIKQALETSAPVWLIRLGNWLLGRGVTEAVLQEIVYDHSRLTPAVLDRAYRNRRRPGLIPPLMAQARALPLWEEGFATHLRDIGRPTLIIWGAEDEVFPPQVGRDMASVIPSSTFELLPKAGHIPQWERPDLVNPLLLRFLQ from the coding sequence GTGTTTCTTCTCCTTCCCCTGCTCGTGACCGCCTGCATGACCGTCCCGGACATCCCCCCCTGGTTCGACTCGTTCCAGCGGCGCTCCGTCAAGACCGTCACGGTCCAGGGCCACCGCACCGCCTACCTGGACGAGGGCCAGGGGCCTCCCGTCATCCTCGTCCATGGGTTCGGCGGGTCGATGTGGCAATGGGAGTACCAGCAAGAGGCCTTCGCCGGGAGCCACCGGCTCATCACGCTGGACCTGCTCGGGTCCGGCCTCTCCGACAAACCGGATCAAGCCTACGGCCCCGATGACATGGTGGGCTTCTTCACCGCCTTCATGGATGCGCTGGACCTCCCCCGCGCCTCGCTCGTCGGCAACTCGATGGGTGGAGGGCTGGTCATCGGCATGGCCCTGGCCCATCCGGAGCGGGTGGACCGGCTCGTGCTGATCAGCGGACTGCCGGATCACGTGCGGGAGAAACTCACCGGGCGCCTGATCAAACAGGCGCTCGAGACAAGCGCCCCGGTCTGGCTCATCCGACTGGGCAATTGGCTGCTCGGCCGCGGCGTGACGGAAGCGGTGCTCCAGGAAATCGTCTACGACCACAGCCGGCTCACGCCGGCGGTCCTCGACCGGGCCTACCGCAACCGCCGACGACCGGGACTCATCCCGCCCCTCATGGCCCAGGCCAGAGCCTTGCCCCTGTGGGAAGAGGGGTTTGCCACACACCTGCGCGACATCGGCCGCCCCACCCTCATCATCTGGGGGGCGGAGGACGAGGTCTTTCCCCCGCAGGTCGGCCGGGACATGGCATCCGTCATCCCCAGCTCGACCTTCGAGCTCCTCCCTAAGGCCGGCCACATTCCCCAATGGGAGCGGCCCGACCTGGTCAATCCCCTCCTGCTCCGGTTCCTCCAATAA
- a CDS encoding thiol peroxidase: MTRVQRIQMFSLCAALLGIGLAGCAMTGNGQRGFAYQDFPVAKGSATAGEGQTVTFKGTPLALAGPGIKVGDSLRAVQVAKTDLSLTGIAEGKGKVRIISIVPSLDTKVCEQQTHYLSEQNDGLDKSVELITVSVDTPFAQKRFAEEAKIKNVTFLSDYRGGDFGKAYGLLVAGPHILARTVMVVDKDNVIRYLQITPELAQMPDMDAAFKAARSLEKS; this comes from the coding sequence ATGACCAGAGTCCAGCGGATACAGATGTTCAGCTTGTGTGCGGCGTTGCTCGGCATCGGCCTGGCCGGCTGCGCCATGACCGGAAACGGCCAGAGGGGCTTTGCCTATCAGGATTTCCCCGTCGCCAAAGGCAGCGCGACGGCGGGAGAGGGACAGACGGTCACGTTCAAGGGCACCCCCCTGGCGCTGGCCGGGCCGGGGATCAAGGTGGGCGACTCCCTTCGTGCGGTCCAGGTGGCCAAGACCGACCTCAGCCTGACCGGTATCGCCGAAGGAAAAGGCAAAGTCCGGATCATCAGCATCGTCCCCTCGCTGGACACCAAGGTCTGCGAGCAGCAGACCCACTACTTGAGCGAACAGAACGACGGATTGGACAAAAGCGTGGAGCTGATCACGGTCAGCGTGGACACCCCCTTCGCCCAGAAACGCTTCGCCGAGGAAGCCAAGATCAAGAATGTGACCTTTTTGTCCGATTACCGAGGAGGGGACTTTGGCAAAGCCTACGGCCTCCTGGTCGCGGGTCCCCACATCCTGGCCCGCACCGTCATGGTGGTGGACAAGGACAACGTGATCCGGTACCTGCAGATCACGCCGGAGCTGGCCCAGATGCCGGACATGGACGCGGCGTTCAAAGCGGCCCGATCATTAGAGAAGAGCTAA